In Arctopsyche grandis isolate Sample6627 chromosome 13, ASM5162203v2, whole genome shotgun sequence, one DNA window encodes the following:
- the LOC143921488 gene encoding uncharacterized protein LOC143921488, which yields MDLMEFPMQCRLCLSSDSADSFVSIHENPHPHLAQRISTCCRLQVYRGDGLPDTICRSCKNNLELLIGFRKACLRSDEISKLRLNKCFDIKPEEVLLDDLIWENGFDVHSPANVYNAPANECELSTSARIHSIENGNSPICGGKVTLCNHNPNEKLTLFKCDICLKSFSRKAFLIRHIKTHTEDKSYQCNICSKSFREKAGLGTHKKIHSGEIKTYKCNFCLKVFAHKYILVRHERCHTRDMLYKCNICLKSFAQKSHLTSHERSHAGENSDICFKYFAQKSDLEAHKTSHIVKSNKKNENIPSRIGVNTHFIGVLPSATCPGTSSTYIKRRRCIVCASSKKRTNTKFFCKQCDVPLCEEPCFEIYHTQVNF from the exons ATGGACTTAATGGAGTTTCCAATGCAGTGCAGACTTTGCTTGAGCTCTGATTCAGCCGATtctttcgtctccatccatgaaAACCCTCATCCACATTTAGCGCAACGCATTTCGACCTGCTGTCGGCTGCAG GTCTACAGAGGTGACGGATTGCCGGATACGATATGTCGCTCTTGCAaaaacaatctggaattgctcatCGGTTTTCGGAAAGCTTGTCTTCGAAGTGACGAAATTTCGAAACTGAGGCTAAACAAGTGTTTCGACATCAAACCTGAAGAAGTTCTGTTGGAcgatttaatatgggaaaatGGTTTTGATGTTCATTCACCAGCAAACGTTTACAATGCCCCTGCTAATGAATGTGAATTGAGTACCTCAGCACGAATCCATTCAATTGAAAATGGAAATTCACCG aTATGTGGAGGAAAGGTGACTTTGTGTAATCACAATCCAAATGAAAAACTTACTCttttcaaatgtgacatttgtttaaaatcattctctCGAAAAGCTTTTCTCATTAGACACATTAAAACGCATACTGAGGATAAATCATACCAATGTAATATTTGCTCAAAATCATTTAGAGAAAAGGCTGGCCTTGGgacacataaaaaaattcattctgGGGAAATAAAAACGTACAAAtgcaatttttgtttaaaagtatTTGCTCATAAATATATTCTTGTCAGACATGAAAGATGCCATACTAGGGATATGctatacaaatgtaatatttgtctaaaatcatttgctcAAAAGTCTCATCTCACAAGTCACGAAAGAAGTCATGCTGGAGAAAATTctgacatttgtttcaaatatttcGCTCAGAAATCAGACCTTGAAGCACACAAAACAAGTCATATagtaaaatcaaacaaaaaaaatgagaatattCCATCACGCATAGGAGTTAATACCCATTTTATTGGCGTTTTACCGTCTGCTACATGTCCCGGAACATCCAGTACCTACATAAAAAGAAGAAGATGTATTGTTTGTGCGTCATCAAAAAAGCGTACAAACacgaaatttttttgtaaacagTGCGATGTACCATTATGTGAAGAACCGTGTTTTGAGATATACCACACAcaagttaatttttaa